The window tttcttattagcatgtaaaacatgcaaaaacTTGAAATGACATGTGTTGTTGAACAAAGGGAGTACTTAATACAAGTAACATTTAGAAATACACAATACAGACATTGCATAGTTTGATCACATTTTTCCATGATAGATACCACATAGTTATATCTGCAGTGTATCAATAACCATCGTTCCCTTAGAGAAATGTTCATACAGCCCGGCAATGTAGTCCTTGACCTTCACTTTCATGTACAATGCTGGTCTCTTCTCATCGATCAGCTGAGCCGATGGCTCAATTTCTCTCTCATGGTCAACAGAATAGTCTAGAGCCACTGATAGCCTCTCTTTCTTTGCATTTGTCATGACCCTATGCACAGGGCTCTTGAAGAAGCCGTTGCTCATAATCTATGAAACAAAACATTTAACTCAATCAACCCAAGACCTTAGAAACTTTTGACAAAATAATTATTTTATCCGAAAACCTGGCATTTAGTTTTGATTGTTGTGTTCCATTATGGATATGCTAGCAGAGACTATAAATTTGTTATACCATGGAAGTATTTTTCATGGAAAACTCAAACAGTAAGGTTCTGACCTGACCACACAAAATAGTACTGCTACTTTATAAAAAAAAACGCACCTCAGTCTGATCTCCTATAATGACCAACAGTGTGTGAGGTACGATCGGTACATCCCACCACACTCCATCTCTTAGAACTTGCAGGCCACCGACGCTGTCATCGACCATGAGAAGTGTAAGGACGGTTCCATCGCAGTGAGGCTTGAGACCAAATACAAGCTCTGGCCTTGGACACTCTGGGTAGTAGCTGCATCTCACGTTAGTTTCAGCCTTCTCCCCGAGCTGGTCCACAAAGTAGTCGTCATCATGAAGCTGCAGCAGCTTCGCCATTGCCTGGAGCAGATTGTCCTTCACTCCCCCACATTTTCTCGTGAAGTTGTGCAGAATATCCCTGCAAAGACAACAATATATGAGCTTATGATACTTATACCCCAGGCCTGGAAATTTTGAAAGTGATATCTCTGATCAATAGGTGACCTGAAGTTTTCAGGATGTGTTGGCCAGAGGGCGATGCGTCGCTCGTCCTCGGGCTCTACCTTGAGGTAGAGGCGGTCAGACCAGTCCAGGATCTGGTCAGGTGACCTCACCTCGTCATTCCCGTACCCCTCAAACTGGAACTGCTCACCGCCGATTAGGTTGGTGTACCTCTTCTTGTCTTCAAGTGGCCGCTTGAAAAACTCCCTCGAAGCAATCATCATGCCGTCCATCATGGTGGTTTCTACACCATGGTTACTGAGCTGCATGCATGCACATACATATAAGCAAGATGAATATGAACGTTTGATCTTCTACTAAAATTGTGGAGTACTACTAAGTACCGTGTGCTGATAGGATTGTTACTTACCAGGAAGAGGCCCCATGACTCGAGCGCTGCTCGAAGCTTCGATGCCTCATCAGTGGCTGCACCATCCTCCGTGAAAAGGCGGCAGAGGTCGATGACAGGGATAGGTGCTGCGACGGCTGTGGCGAGCTGCTGGTTGTGGTGCCCGCGCACCACGTACTGGGCTGGCACGTCGGGCTTGCCGAGGACGTTTGCGAGCTCCTGCACCGTCATTGCTCGCTCTTCTCCCATGCTTCCCATAGTTGCACTTACACGAGCTTCACGTATACTGCATGGGTCTTATAGTAAGAGGGAGTACCAACAGAAGAATCTGAAATGTATTCTGATTACACTTAAAAATCAGATTGATACTGCAAATCTGACATACGGGTAAAATAGGTATGATTTGAACAGTTGCAACGCAACGTTAAATCTCATGTATTTTCTCGGCTAGCTGATGCATACGAAGCTTAGATCAGGAACTGCCAAACGAAATTACCTGCAATAGTGGGAGAGATCTGAGATGGATCTTTGATCAATCTCCTTGACCAATTCCTCGCGTCAGTACTTGTGCTCTACAACAAGTAATGCAACTTAGGTGTGGAAATACCAGAGCATGGAGCTCCGTTTATATAGACTATTGGAGTAACAGGTAGCACCTCTAACAATTGAAGAATATGACAAAAGGACTTCATAGCCGGCCAGCCATGGATTAATTATTCTGTAAATAGAAGATTACCGCCCACAGAAAATCTAGTCTTCCCCATGCACATGCTCTTCCCAAAGGATCGATCCATCTGGTCACCATGCATCTAACTGCCAGCAAATACTCCACAGTTAATCTAACCCAAGTGGATGGCCAACTTGAAACATACCACGTAGGAACTTTGAAGTAACAAATTGAAAATATGACAAATGACTTAATAGCCACCTAGCCATGGATTAACTATTCGGTAAATTTAAACTACCACCAAAGGAAAACTTACCCTTCCTAGAGGATCGATGCCTGGTCAGTATCCATCAATCTACCAGTAAATACTCCCCACTTACAGCCAAGTGGACGGCCAACTTGAAATATACCGTGTATGTGCCACGTATGAACTTAGAGCTAACAACAATATTGCAAGAGACCCAAGGACTCGACTCGAGAGTTCCGTGAGAAAACTTAATTTCGTATGAACACTTGCTTTGCACGCTGACGTGAAATGAATTCTTCTAATCGGTCGGTCAAGAGCGCTCGGTTGTTGCAGGGGTCAGTCCTAGATTCCTGCGGTTGGCTGGCTTAGATCCGTTTCAGTTTAAATATTGACAACGGAAGCCCATGACTATGTCAATTTCAAACTATTTATGCGTCGTCAGCAAGGATGTTATTAGTGCTAATTATGATTACATCAGCAACTGAAGCACAAGCTGTTGCACGTTGGAGTTAAAGTTTACTTGAGACAAACTTAGCCGCACACTTATGTGCTAACCATCATGTTAATGATTGTAGTTTGAGTGTGTGGTATGTCACACCTCCAGCCTTCATATTAAGGTGTGCTAGAACATGCATGCGCGCTTTGCCTATATGAGAACATTTACACGGTAGAAAAGTTCGAGAAAGAAATGAACAATTTAAATGATGTTAGCGTTTAAAGAAGTACATATTTTACATGTTTACATAACTGTTTGTAACAATTTTTTGATAAATACTGTAGTATGCACATTTGAATGTTTACACTATGCTCCAAATATAAATTATGCAGATGCCACTAATTATGCAGATGTCATCATTAAAATTCCCTTTCATTCTCAAATTAAAAATAATGAATATCAGTCCATACATAAGTTGTCTAATCAGTCAATCAAGAGCGTGTGGTTGTTGCAGGGGACAGTCAGCTAACTGGCTTGGCCCCCTTTCAACTTAATTATTGATAACTGAAACACATGGCAACCAATTCAGCATCAAATATTTTTCATTTAGAGCATATTAATAATACATAACTTCTTTTTCTTATTAGCATGTGGAACATGCAAATAAATTCAAATGACATGTGTTGTTGAACAAAGTGATTCTTGGCATTTGGAAATACACGATACAAACATTGGTCATAAAATGATCTTTTTTGTGTGTGTATGAAACCCGTGATACCACATATTTATATCTGTAGTGTATCGATAACCATCGTTCCTTGACACAAATGTTCATACAGCCGGAAATGTAGTCCTTGACCTTCAGTATCATATACATGCTGGTCTCTTCTCATCAATCAGCTGTGCCGATGGATCGAGATCTCTCGCATGGTCAATAGAATAGTCTAGAGCCATTGATAGCCTCTCCTGCTTTGCATTTGTCACTGAtgagtatattgattattaggacagacgagatagactaggatttgttctgactTGTCTTGTATTTCAAGTAAATCATTATACTCTTATATATATGTCCACGAGGCTTAAGCAATACATCAACTATTCCACCAAattcctctctcccttctaacatgataTTAGCCtaatcgatcctaaaccctagccaccgccgcttccgcacccgcgcgccgccccaggggtggtcggcctccatgacccccACCTGGGGCCGCGCCGcctgtacctagggttcgtccgccggtcgtgttgaccggttGCCCTAGAGAGTAttttttcccgagcccttgctccggGTTTTTCTCTCTCCCGTCGGTCATCTTGATCGGCGTTttcctttttggttttccgatctatgtTGATCGGTTTGCGTtgcccgccgccgccatcgacctgCGCACACCTCTACTTCGACCCCGGCGCGATCAGCCGGCCTCTCCTCCGACCCGGCGGCCACGCGCGCTGATGCAGCCCGTCAGGGCCAGCCGCCATCCGCGCGTTGGCCCACCCGTCGCCCTGCGTGGACCATCTCCACCCTGCTTCAACCGGGACTCCtgcatcgccccgacccggcggcctcgcgccatgcggcggcccaTCATAGCCGCCGTTCACATGCTGGCCCGCCCATCGATCCACGCCACCCGCCTCCGCCACGTCTGCACGGCGGCCCTACGGTCTGCCTCGCCGTCCTCCTCCCTGACTGCGTCGGGCCGGCTACGTTAGGCTCGTCGGCTACCTCAGCTCGGGCACCGCTGCTacgttggtcgctcgggcctcgctgcccgAGTGCTGGCCCTGTTTTAGCAGCCCGGGTGTCGGTGCTGACGTGCTCGTCCGCATGTCGTCCCATGTCGTCCGtcatcatcggcctcatcttggactccgccgccaccccgcctccaccgagcggcgtccccgacctcacgcgcgatcggcttgatcacccgctcgccgccgcgatccgcctcatttacgccgcgcgaccgacctggctCGTCGGTTGCGTGCGCCTTCGCAGGTCCTGTGAAGACCGTTCGGAGTACAGCGTgcctctccaccgatcgagcattGGGCTGCCGTTGCATCGCggcgtcgggccgcagcgccgccgccctgtGGTTCTCCTCGCGGCTACGTCGACTAGCGtgtcgccgctgcgtcgccccttcgggtcgtAGTGCCGCGATACGCGGTATCCACCTCCCCGAGATAGTCCCCGTGGTTGCACTGACCCGCGCTACACCATTGCACCGCCCCTTTGAGCTGTAGCACCGCGGCCcacggtccccgccgccgccctgaGGTCTTCTCAccgtcgccccgacctgcccgccgctattgcgtcgccccttcgggccgtagcgccgcggcccatGATCCACTCCGCCatcaccgcgcgtcgacctcccgtggtatccGTCGCGCCATCTTCCTCggtgcgggaacgccaccgtccgtgACGGTCTTCGTCACGATGTCGggttcctcgcctacttcgagctTCGCCGccacgctcctaacctagccgttgCTGTCGCCGccaagccaccgccgccgctcttcttcggcggtcgccgcccgtccacccccttcgtcttcgtccagcaccagcttGTCAccttcatctaccccgaccacttcgtttACTCCAACCACCATTGGTGAAATCGGCCCCGTGCCGATGGATGCCACAatcgtcgtcgagtccttctctgctggcctctccggCTTCTCCGACATGGCGTATAGCTCGTGCAAATCCCCGTGCAACACCGATGCGTtccttcgtccatgatgtgtcgaggtgcttcgtcaacttcgtcttcgtccgtctacgcatgctcgTTGTTGGCAACACCGATGCGAGCCTTCATCCACGTGTGTTCATGGGCTTGGCAAACCTGGCGCGACGTGTCGTCAACATAATCTTCTTCCCGGTGCACCACTACTTTGATaccactgcgcccatgactaacttGGCGCCTCCTCACGCCCGCGGCTCCATGGCGCCTTCCTCGACGctggctaccccgactcgacatcgaccacggcgttCTTTGCACGGCAACCTCGACAACGCCTGCACCACCTACGTTCTCGGCTACtttgacaaacggcacaaagggctaccgccttgcttgagcaacctcgttggttcccactccagccacgactccgcgatgcatcgaccgttacgactgtgggggtgtGTTCGTCGGCGTGCCTTCGGATtcctctccagtctcaccgtctgcgtcactaccgttgtgactgcgggagatgttgagtatattgattatcaggaaagacgagatagactaggatttgttctggcttgtcttgtactccatagtagatcattgtactcttatatatatgcccacgaggctcaagcaatacatcaactatttcaccaaatccctctctccttCTAACAATCACGACCCTATGCACATGGCTCTTGAAGAACCCTTGCTCATTATCTGTGCAACAAAACATTTAACTTCATCGACCCAAAACCTTAGAAACTTTGAACAAAGTGATTTTACGTTTTAAAATACCTGGCATATAACTTTGATTGTTGTGTTATATATGGATATGCTAGGAAAGACTGTACATTTTTTATAGTATGAATGTGTTTTTCATGGAAAACACAAGCGGTAACATTCTAACCTAACCAAAggaagtagtagtttatttttaaaAATGCTCCTTATTCTGATCTGCTACAATGACCAGCAGTGTGTGAGGTACAATCCGTACATACCACCACACCCCATATCTTAGAAATTTTCGAAATAggatttataaataaagcaaccatcACGTCCATGCCACAAGTTCAAGTGCAGCAAGTAGAGAAATAGTATGTTGTGGCATGAGCACAAACACGGCCAAACAAAGCATTAAGAAATAAGAAAAAAGGCCACCAATTGGCAAGAGTCTCAGGTTGCCTGCGTCGAGGCAAGTCGGCGAACGACATGTGTCATCGCATCTATCATAAGGCCCAACCATTCACAATGGGTGTGAGTGCTGCGGAAATGCGAGGAATTTGAAGATTGAGTAAGAGACCCGCCTAAGAAAGACTCGCTCAACGACCATCTTATTGTGTGTCATCCATAGGAAACAAGCTAGCGCCGCAAACACAAGCCAGAAGAGGTGTCTCTTCCTACCGGTCAGGTCAGCACGGGTTTTAAGGAACCCGGCCAAGTCGAGGGCCTCCCGATCAAGCCCCAGAGTATCATGGACAAAACTCCAAAGCACTCTCGCCGCCGTGCATGAGAAGAGAATGTGGGTCCCCATCTCCAGGAGATCACAGAGAGGGCACATCCCATTGTCAGGGACATGCCACTTGATCACCTCTTTCCTAGATGGGAGGCGATTTCGCAAAAAATGACGAACACAAATTTTGATCTTCAAGGGTAAGGGCACTTTCCAGAGTGGAAGAGTCCAAGCAGCAGATTATCACCGGCACAGGGCAGGATATGTCGAGCCGAACAGAAGTCCCCCAAAGGGGCCAGCTACTAGGATACATCTTATGGATAATCTATGAGCACTGGCGGGAGGGCCACCCGCAATCTAGCCCACTCTACGGTATCCCTCGGCCCAAATGTCTGTCGGAACAAGATTTTCTACTGGCCACCTTAGGCAGCCCTGGAGACCAACACCATCGGATTCGAGCAGATGGTAAACAAGATTGGAAATCCCGTACATAGTGGTGTCCCATCCACCCATGGTTCAAGCCAGAATAGGGTCCCCTCCCCATTGCCAATGGAGAAGGACAACCTCGGTTGGATCTCCTGCTTTATCCGTTGGATGGACCTTAAAAATTGGGATCCCTCCATACGCCCGCAAGTAAGCAAGGACTCGCCCCTCAGGTATTTTGCTTGAATAACCTGCAACCGTAGACCTCCGTCCTAGGAATGACCCGCCATACCCAGCGCTAAGGGCCACGTTCATGCGATGAGATCTCAGAATTCCCATCCCTCCCAAGTTTTTTGGCATGCAAAACGTGAGATAACTTTACTATATTATATTTTTGTCGACCATCCATCGCTTGCTAGAAGAATCGGGAAAGGTCTTTATCAAACAAGCTATGAACCCCTTCCGGTAAGATATAAAGCCCCATCATATACATCGGGAGACAAGAGATGTTGGAATCTTTAAGGACGATCTTACTCCCCTTGGATGTAAAATGACCGCACCAAGGTTCCACCCCAGATGTAGCCCGTCCCATAAGCGGGTCGAACTCACTCAAGGGAACCCTCGAGTCAGACAACAACATCCCCATGTACACAATGGGGAAGGAGAACGTGCAGTTTAAATTGTCCGCTATCTGGAGTCACTCGTCCTCAGAGTAACCTAAAACTACCTCCCcactcttgtcgaagttgatcttAAGACCAGGCATGGCCTCGAAACATAGTAAGAtgaacttgagattgatgatgtcaagATCATAGCCCTAGACCATAATCATGGTATCATCTACATATTGAAGATGGGTGACACAAACCCCATGGATAAGATGCCCAACCACCTCAGAGATGCGGCCAGCCATCCAAGCTTTGTCCAAAATGACCACAAGGGCGTCCACCACAAGGTTGGACCCCCTTGTGTCTTGCCCCACGCTAATATCTCAAGAAGGGGCCAACATACCCATTAATATTGATTGATCTGCTGCCAGTCCGAACCAACTGCATGATCCAGAAGCACCATCGGTCATCAAATCCCCTCGGTTCAAGCACCAACTGAAGGAAGGCCTGTCTAGGCGCTCATAGGCCTTCTGAAAGTCTAGCTTAAGGAAGACACCTTTATGGCGGTGTATCCTAACCGATGGGCTATTTCATGAAGGGCTAAGATCCCATCATGAGGGACAAAGGAGCAGCTGGCTGACTTGACAAAGCCTTTGGGTCGCATCAGGGTCCTCCAGCTGCGTGATAAGATTGGAATGGTCAAGATAAGATAGGCGCTACAAGTTTTAGGGGGTGGTTGTtagcaaatactccctctgttccaaaataactgcctcaactttgtactagctctagtacaaatttgtactaagcttaagacacttattttaggacggaggaagTAAAATCTTGTTGCGCGTTGGTAGTTAATCTCCCATCGCATGGTATTTTTCTTCTATGGCAGCGCTTTTATAGGCTGCCATGGCAGTGTTTTTCAGCCGCTGCGGCAAGCCTTTTCTGTTAGGGAAGTGTTTGTGGCTGGGGCGCCGGCCGAACCGTTGCGCCGGTCGCGCCCATGCACGCACGCTAACAGCGACTCAAGTTACGACACGTAGGATGTGAGGCCACACATATTTTATCTCTTTCCTTCCGTCTCGCGCAGGTTTCGCCAAAGGGCGCGAGGTGGAGCTTGCCGCCGCCGGCCTCCATTGTGCGCGCCAGCTCCTCGAAGGCCTACATCCCGCTCGCAGTCGTTGGCCCACATCCGGCTCGCCGCCGTCAGCCGTGAGTGGCTGCTCCAACCCCCGTCGCGCGGTCACCACGAGCGTCGCGCGCGTCACGCATCTACTCGAACTGCGCCAGCGAAGTGCACGCGATGATGCGGTCCTGCCACCCATGGCCGCTGCTTCCAGGGGGCGTCGTATCCCGGCGAACCTGCAGGCGTCGACGTGCTGCACAGGATGCTTCAACCGGCCACAGCGAAGCTGTTAACGGCACTCGACGAAGCTGCAGCCGGTGACCTAATTTGCTACATGCAACCACAGACAAGAGAAAGCAGGTGTTACAACCGGTGCAAATCGGAGCTACAACCATCACTGCAAAATGATACGACCGGTGGCATTTTTTGCTACAACCAGAGAAGGAAGGGGCTTCGACAAACGTACGTCAGAGCTAGAACCAGCACCCAAAAATGCTACATCCGGCAACCAAGGAAGCTACAACTAGCtttgaaaaaagcttcaactggATATGGGATAGCTAGAGGTCGGCCACCGTGCAGCGCAAAGAGCTGCAACCGGCGGCGAGAAAGCTGCAACCGGTGGCGAGAAAGTTTCATACAGATACGGGGTAGCTAGAGGTCTGCCACCGCAGGTCGCAAAATGCTACAACCGGCTTCTAGAAAAGCTACATCCCACTTGTAAAAAAGCTTCAAATATAGAACGGTAGCTAACAATGGCGAATGGCGACGACGGAGCTGCGCGGCGGTGTTGCGACGGGACGCGTGGCGAACTATGACGGCGGCTGGTGGCGATGCTGGAACCCTAACCGGCAGTGCTGCAACCAGGGGGTAGGAGACAGGGACGGACGGCTTTCTTTCGAGCAGCCCCGGCGAGCTGCGACGGCGAGGGCCTCGGCGAGCTGCGACGCGATGGCCCCGTCGAGTTGCGACGGCGAGCAGCCTGGGCGAACTGCGAAGGGGCAGCCGTGAGCGGAGGTTGACATGCGGAGATTTTTTTCTTCTCTCGCGCGCGTGCGG is drawn from Triticum dicoccoides isolate Atlit2015 ecotype Zavitan chromosome 4A, WEW_v2.0, whole genome shotgun sequence and contains these coding sequences:
- the LOC119289830 gene encoding protein SRG1-like, with the protein product MGSMGEERAMTVQELANVLGKPDVPAQYVVRGHHNQQLATAVAAPIPVIDLCRLFTEDGAATDEASKLRAALESWGLFLLSNHGVETTMMDGMMIASREFFKRPLEDKKRYTNLIGGEQFQFEGYGNDEVRSPDQILDWSDRLYLKVEPEDERRIALWPTHPENFRDILHNFTRKCGGVKDNLLQAMAKLLQLHDDDYFVDQLGEKAETNVRCSYYPECPRPELVFGLKPHCDGTVLTLLMVDDSVGGLQVLRDGVWWDVPIVPHTLLVIIGDQTEIMSNGFFKSPVHRVMTNAKKERLSVALDYSVDHEREIEPSAQLIDEKRPALYMKVKVKDYIAGLYEHFSKGTMVIDTLQI